One genomic window of Plasmodium coatneyi strain Hackeri chromosome 12, complete sequence includes the following:
- a CDS encoding Variable surface protein Vir10-like protein, which translates to MNSSIRRNFIIKFITFILFTWIYQKYDNEVSFSKGLKNIYNGGKDSSYIAEYRLLSEQDLGTRLYDNELEEYSLNDRDDGKLRTRSYGSTAYDEFQESCSNDLIIYRKNFKRKCPRRTGLRRLYSNFKRRIFEMVDGIGDEKIGSRRYNIKLVKSILRTWGKRKVIGVCLIPLIGILPFIVKTGLASNLGTISFFTYGILFIIFSYIFIFSIIYTMINVIRMLRMRRRCRRIIF; encoded by the exons ATGAACAGCAGTATCAGAAGAAATTTCATCattaaatttattacatttaTTCTCTTTACTTGGATATATCAGAAATATGACAATGAa GTTTCATTTAGCAAGGGCTTGAAGAATATCTATAATGGCGGCAAGGATTCCTCGTATATTGCAGAATATAGGTTACTGTCAGAACAGGATTTAGGGACAAGATTATACGACAATGAATTAGAGGAGTATTCATTAAATGACAGAGATGATGGAAAATTAAGAACTCGTAGTTATGGTTCCACCGCATATGATGAGTTTCAAGAAAGTTGCTCAAATGATTTGATaatttatagaaaaaacTTTAAGCGTAAATGTCCCAGAAGGACAGGTTTAAGAAGATTGTATTctaattttaaaaggagaaTATTTGAAATGGTTGATGGAATAGGTGATGAGAAAATAGGTAGTCGTAGATATAACATAAAATTAGTAAAAAGTATACTTAGAACATGGGGTAAACGAAAGGTTATAGGAGTGTGTTTAATTCCATTGATTGGAATTTTACCATTTATAGTTAAGACCGGGTTGGCTTCTAATTTAGGTACAATCTCGTTCTTCACATATGgcattttgttcataatattctcgtacatatttatattttcgaTCATTTATACCATGATAAATGTTATAAGAATGTTACGGATGAGAAGACGGTGCAGGAGAATTATATTTTAG